In Desmospora profundinema, the sequence CTTTCAAATTTTCGGGGTTGAGCGGTTCCAGATCGGAAACGACAAAACGTCCGTCCTTGCGGATCAACTCGCCGTCAAAATAAATCTCGCCCCCGCCGTAATCCTCCCGTTGGATATTGACGATGTCCCAGTGAATGGCGGACTGGTTCCCATTATCACATTCCTGATAAGCCCGTCCCGGTGTGAAGTGGAAACTGCCGTTGATCTTTTCGTCAAACAAGGTATCTTTCATCGGATGATGAATATAAGGATTCACCCCGAAGCTGAATTCTCCGATAAAACGGGCACCCTCATCCGTATCCAGGATTTGATTGATTCGTTCGGTCTGATTGGCTGTTGCACGGACGATTTTTCCTTCCTGAAATTCAAACCGGATGTTTTCAAAGGTGGTTCCCTGATAAACGCTGGCAGTGTTATAAGTAAGTACGCCATTGACCGAGTGGCGGACGGGTGCTGTAAACACTTCCCCGTCCGGAATATTGCTCTGGCCGGAGCACTTAATGGCAGGCATCCCTTTGATGGAAAAAGTCAGATCGGTACCCGGCCCCTTGATCCGGACTTGATTCGTCCGTTCCATCCGTTCAACCAAGGGAAGCATCGCTTTATCCATCCGTTCATAATCTACGGTGCAGACATCAAAGAAAAAATCTTCAAAGGCTTCGGTGCTCTGATTGGCCAGTTGGGCCATCGACGGATTGGGATAACGGAGCACCACCCAGCGAGTATGGTTTACCCGCTGCCCATGAACCACATCATTATAGTGCTCAGAATACAGCTTCATTTTATCTGGGGGAACATCCGACAGCTCGTTGATATTTTCACTGCCACGGATGGCCACATAACAATCCATCGCTTTCATCCGTTCCAGATCGAGGTCAGTCATCCGTTTCATGTGCTCCTCGTCGGTATCCAGCAGCTGAGCGCGGAGCAGAGCATGGTTGTTGAGCTGGATAAAAGGATATCCTCCGGTCTGGTACACTTCCGGCACTAACGCTCGGGCCAGTTCTGTCTTCTCTCCAAAGACATCGATTAAGACGTTATCTCCGGGCTTCACTTCCATGGAATGCCGAACCAGCAGGCGGGCCAGCTTGTTTATCCGTTGATCGCGCATCAGTTCTCTCCTTTACCGTCGGGGTTATGTAATAACCTTTATTATTGTACCATGTCCCTCGTCAGAAGGCACAGGAGGTGCGATTGCCCATGAATCGGTTTGTCTGTACAATGAGGGGAAAAGGAGGATTGGCGCCATGTTTGCCTTTGATCGTGTAGAAGGTGACCCAGCAACCCGTTATCAACACCTGCTGCGGCAAGCGGAATCGTTAATGGAAGGAGAGCGGGACTGGCTGGCCAATCTGGCCAATGCCGCTTCGCTGTTATACCATTCACTGAACCAAGTTAATTGGGCCGGTTTTTATCTGATGAAAAAAGAGGAGCTGGTGCTCGGCCCGTTTATGGGACTTCCGGCCTGCATCCGCATCCCGATCAGCAAAGGGGTGTGCGGAACCGCTGTCCGGGAAAAAGCGACGCAGCTGGTGCCGGATGTGCTCCAATTCCCCGGTCATATCGCCTGTGACGCCTCCACCCGATCGGAAATCGTGATCCCCCTTCTAGTAGCGGACCGGATCGTAGGCGTGTTGGACATCGACAGTCCCGTCCCGCAGCGGTTTGACGAGGAAGACCGCCAATATCTTGAGCGGTTTGCACATTTGCTGGTGGACAAGATTGACTGGGCTCCCCTCCTGGAAGATGAGGGAGT encodes:
- a CDS encoding GAF domain-containing protein, which produces MFAFDRVEGDPATRYQHLLRQAESLMEGERDWLANLANAASLLYHSLNQVNWAGFYLMKKEELVLGPFMGLPACIRIPISKGVCGTAVREKATQLVPDVLQFPGHIACDASTRSEIVIPLLVADRIVGVLDIDSPVPQRFDEEDRQYLERFAHLLVDKIDWAPLLEDEGVRHQT
- a CDS encoding aminopeptidase; the encoded protein is MRDQRINKLARLLVRHSMEVKPGDNVLIDVFGEKTELARALVPEVYQTGGYPFIQLNNHALLRAQLLDTDEEHMKRMTDLDLERMKAMDCYVAIRGSENINELSDVPPDKMKLYSEHYNDVVHGQRVNHTRWVVLRYPNPSMAQLANQSTEAFEDFFFDVCTVDYERMDKAMLPLVERMERTNQVRIKGPGTDLTFSIKGMPAIKCSGQSNIPDGEVFTAPVRHSVNGVLTYNTASVYQGTTFENIRFEFQEGKIVRATANQTERINQILDTDEGARFIGEFSFGVNPYIHHPMKDTLFDEKINGSFHFTPGRAYQECDNGNQSAIHWDIVNIQREDYGGGEIYFDGELIRKDGRFVVSDLEPLNPENLKG